The following proteins come from a genomic window of Rutidosis leptorrhynchoides isolate AG116_Rl617_1_P2 unplaced genomic scaffold, CSIRO_AGI_Rlap_v1 contig215, whole genome shotgun sequence:
- the LOC139881980 gene encoding rab GTPase-activating protein 22-like isoform X3, giving the protein MRALRRSHTASSSSSSPSSSNSPSSSSLSWIHFRSVLLVVAHSSSSSSTSPLGSLKSPWSRRRRKHALVPKQWKYLFNLDGKFNDGGVKFLKKVRSGGVDPSIRAEVWPFLLGVFDLSSSKSERDAVRSQKRKEYENLLKQCRLIRKRSEKNSNSRKSVSSEEGNVERQDSVTDLPVFDESPRSSGPISELEADRSDVSGSDTDTTDSDSSEEPENIPLLADEGTEESGLTDDNVGEGSSSCQTESKKTKPHTDEDFATWQRIIRLDALRANDEWTVYSPAQAAVSSTKSRRLADKVGLKDYDHLEPCRVYHAARLCSILEAYALYDPEIGYCQGMSDLLSPIVAVIEEDYEAFWCFVCFMKKARHNFRLDEVGIRRQLGIVSKIIKGKDIHLYRHLENLEAEDCFFVYRMVVVLFRRELTFEQTLCLWEVMWADQAAIRAGIAKSAWGRLRLRAPPTDDLLLYAIAAGVLQRRKQIIEKYSSMDEIMRECNSMAGHLDVWKLLDDAHDLVVSLHDKI; this is encoded by the exons ATGAGAGCCTTACGGCGAAGTCATACTGCATCGTCGTCGTCGTCTTCCCCGTCATCGTCAAATTCTCCGTCATCGTCCTCCTTGTCGTGGATTCATTTTCGATCGGTTCTGTTAGTTGTTGCTcactcatcatcgtcatcatctaccTCACCTCT AGGCAGTTTAAAATCACCTTGGTCTCGTAGGCGAAGAAAACATGCACTTGTTCCGAAACAGTGGAAATATTTGTTTAACTTGGATGGAAAGTTTAATGATGGCGGGGTTAAGTTTCTGAAGAAAGTTCGCAGCGGA GGTGTTGATCCAAGTATTAGAGCTGAAGTTTGGCCTTTTCTCCTCGGAGT TTTCGATTTGAGCAGTTCCAAGAGTGAAAGAGACGCAGTTCGTAGTCAAAAAAG AAAGGAATATGAGAACTTACTGAAACAATGTCGGCTAATCCGTAAACGTAGTGAGAAGAATTCTAA TTCAAGGAAGTCTGTTTCCAGTGAGGAGGGAAACGTGGAACGACAGGATTCAGTTACAGACCTTCCTGTCTTTGACGAAAGTCCTCGATCTTCAGGCCCTATATCAGAACTAGAGGCTGACAGGAGCGATGTCTCAGGTAGCGACACAGATACAACTGATTCAGACTCATCTGAAGAACCTGAAAACATTCCCCTCCTCGCCGACGAAGGAACAGAAGAAAGTGGTTTAACAGATGATAATGTCGGGGAGGGTTCGTCTTCCTGTCAGACAGAAAGCAAGAAGACCAAGCCCCACACAGACGAGGATTTCGCCACATGGCAGAGAATTATCCGCCTAGACGCTCTGAGGGCGAATGATGAATGGACTGTTTATTCCCCAGCACAGGCAGCTGTTTCATCGACAAAGTCACGTCGATTAGCCGATAAAGTTGGGTTGAAAGATTATGATCACTTGGAGCCTTGTCGGGTTTACCATGCTGCACGGCTTTGCTCGATTCTCGAGGCTTACGCGCTATACGATCCCGAGATTGGTTACTGCCAAGGAATGAGTGACCTTCTCTCCCCCATTGTGGCTGTAATCGAGGAAGACTATGAAGCCTTCTGGTGCTTTGTTTGTTTTATGAAGAAAGCTCGGCATAATTTCCGGCTCGACGAGGTCGGGATCCGACGACAGTTGGGAATCGTGTCAAAAATCATCAAGGGAAAGGATATTCATCTGTACAGACATTTAGAAAACCTGGAAGCGGAGGATTGTTTCTTTGTGTACAGAATGGTGGTGGTCCTGTTCAGGAGGGAGTTGACATTTGAACAGACTCTCTGCCTTTGGGAAGTGATGTGGGCGGACCAGGCGGCGATTCGAGCGGGGATAGCGAAATCTGCCTGGGGAAGGCTGAGGCTTCGAGCACCGCCGACGGATGATTTATTGCTTTACGCGATTGCAGCTGGCGTTCTACAAAGGAGAAAGCAAATCATAGAGAAGTATAGCAGCATGGATGAAATCATGAGAGAGTGTAATAGCATGGCTGGACATCTTGATGTGTGGAAGCTTCTAGATGATGCCCATGACTTGGTCGTCTCGTTGCACGACAAAATTTAG
- the LOC139881980 gene encoding rab GTPase-activating protein 22-like isoform X2 — protein MRALRRSHTASSSSSSPSSSNSPSSSSLSWIHFRSVLLVVAHSSSSSSTSPLFTDRGSLKSPWSRRRRKHALVPKQWKYLFNLDGKFNDGGVKFLKKVRSGGVDPSIRAEVWPFLLGVFDLSSSKSERDAVRSQKRKEYENLLKQCRLIRKRSEKNSNSRKSVSSEEGNVERQDSVTDLPVFDESPRSSGPISELEADRSDVSGSDTDTTDSDSSEEPENIPLLADEGTEESGLTDDNVGEGSSSCQTESKKTKPHTDEDFATWQRIIRLDALRANDEWTVYSPAQAAVSSTKSRRLADKVGLKDYDHLEPCRVYHAARLCSILEAYALYDPEIGYCQGMSDLLSPIVAVIEEDYEAFWCFVCFMKKARHNFRLDEVGIRRQLGIVSKIIKGKDIHLYRHLENLEAEDCFFVYRMVVVLFRRELTFEQTLCLWEVMWADQAAIRAGIAKSAWGRLRLRAPPTDDLLLYAIAAGVLQRRKQIIEKYSSMDEIMRECNSMAGHLDVWKLLDDAHDLVVSLHDKI, from the exons ATGAGAGCCTTACGGCGAAGTCATACTGCATCGTCGTCGTCGTCTTCCCCGTCATCGTCAAATTCTCCGTCATCGTCCTCCTTGTCGTGGATTCATTTTCGATCGGTTCTGTTAGTTGTTGCTcactcatcatcgtcatcatctaccTCACCTCTGTTCACTGATCG AGGCAGTTTAAAATCACCTTGGTCTCGTAGGCGAAGAAAACATGCACTTGTTCCGAAACAGTGGAAATATTTGTTTAACTTGGATGGAAAGTTTAATGATGGCGGGGTTAAGTTTCTGAAGAAAGTTCGCAGCGGA GGTGTTGATCCAAGTATTAGAGCTGAAGTTTGGCCTTTTCTCCTCGGAGT TTTCGATTTGAGCAGTTCCAAGAGTGAAAGAGACGCAGTTCGTAGTCAAAAAAG AAAGGAATATGAGAACTTACTGAAACAATGTCGGCTAATCCGTAAACGTAGTGAGAAGAATTCTAA TTCAAGGAAGTCTGTTTCCAGTGAGGAGGGAAACGTGGAACGACAGGATTCAGTTACAGACCTTCCTGTCTTTGACGAAAGTCCTCGATCTTCAGGCCCTATATCAGAACTAGAGGCTGACAGGAGCGATGTCTCAGGTAGCGACACAGATACAACTGATTCAGACTCATCTGAAGAACCTGAAAACATTCCCCTCCTCGCCGACGAAGGAACAGAAGAAAGTGGTTTAACAGATGATAATGTCGGGGAGGGTTCGTCTTCCTGTCAGACAGAAAGCAAGAAGACCAAGCCCCACACAGACGAGGATTTCGCCACATGGCAGAGAATTATCCGCCTAGACGCTCTGAGGGCGAATGATGAATGGACTGTTTATTCCCCAGCACAGGCAGCTGTTTCATCGACAAAGTCACGTCGATTAGCCGATAAAGTTGGGTTGAAAGATTATGATCACTTGGAGCCTTGTCGGGTTTACCATGCTGCACGGCTTTGCTCGATTCTCGAGGCTTACGCGCTATACGATCCCGAGATTGGTTACTGCCAAGGAATGAGTGACCTTCTCTCCCCCATTGTGGCTGTAATCGAGGAAGACTATGAAGCCTTCTGGTGCTTTGTTTGTTTTATGAAGAAAGCTCGGCATAATTTCCGGCTCGACGAGGTCGGGATCCGACGACAGTTGGGAATCGTGTCAAAAATCATCAAGGGAAAGGATATTCATCTGTACAGACATTTAGAAAACCTGGAAGCGGAGGATTGTTTCTTTGTGTACAGAATGGTGGTGGTCCTGTTCAGGAGGGAGTTGACATTTGAACAGACTCTCTGCCTTTGGGAAGTGATGTGGGCGGACCAGGCGGCGATTCGAGCGGGGATAGCGAAATCTGCCTGGGGAAGGCTGAGGCTTCGAGCACCGCCGACGGATGATTTATTGCTTTACGCGATTGCAGCTGGCGTTCTACAAAGGAGAAAGCAAATCATAGAGAAGTATAGCAGCATGGATGAAATCATGAGAGAGTGTAATAGCATGGCTGGACATCTTGATGTGTGGAAGCTTCTAGATGATGCCCATGACTTGGTCGTCTCGTTGCACGACAAAATTTAG
- the LOC139881980 gene encoding rab GTPase-activating protein 22-like isoform X1, which yields MRALRRSHTASSSSSSPSSSNSPSSSSLSWIHFRSVLLVVAHSSSSSSTSPLLKSPWSRRRRKHALVPKQWKYLFNLDGKFNDGGVKFLKKVRSGGVDPSIRAEVWPFLLGVFDLSSSKSERDAVRSQKRKEYENLLKQCRLIRKHVSSSRNSSKLKETSGNCSYEDSGELSRIFGSSNLEDAVSSRKSVSSEEGNVERQDSVTDLPVFDESPRSSGPISELEADRSDVSGSDTDTTDSDSSEEPENIPLLADEGTEESGLTDDNVGEGSSSCQTESKKTKPHTDEDFATWQRIIRLDALRANDEWTVYSPAQAAVSSTKSRRLADKVGLKDYDHLEPCRVYHAARLCSILEAYALYDPEIGYCQGMSDLLSPIVAVIEEDYEAFWCFVCFMKKARHNFRLDEVGIRRQLGIVSKIIKGKDIHLYRHLENLEAEDCFFVYRMVVVLFRRELTFEQTLCLWEVMWADQAAIRAGIAKSAWGRLRLRAPPTDDLLLYAIAAGVLQRRKQIIEKYSSMDEIMRECNSMAGHLDVWKLLDDAHDLVVSLHDKI from the exons ATGAGAGCCTTACGGCGAAGTCATACTGCATCGTCGTCGTCGTCTTCCCCGTCATCGTCAAATTCTCCGTCATCGTCCTCCTTGTCGTGGATTCATTTTCGATCGGTTCTGTTAGTTGTTGCTcactcatcatcgtcatcatctaccTCACCTCT TTTAAAATCACCTTGGTCTCGTAGGCGAAGAAAACATGCACTTGTTCCGAAACAGTGGAAATATTTGTTTAACTTGGATGGAAAGTTTAATGATGGCGGGGTTAAGTTTCTGAAGAAAGTTCGCAGCGGA GGTGTTGATCCAAGTATTAGAGCTGAAGTTTGGCCTTTTCTCCTCGGAGT TTTCGATTTGAGCAGTTCCAAGAGTGAAAGAGACGCAGTTCGTAGTCAAAAAAG AAAGGAATATGAGAACTTACTGAAACAATGTCGGCTAATCCGTAAAC ATGTGAGTAGTTCAAGGAATTCTTCTAAGTTAAAGGAAACTTCAGGGAACTGTAGTTATGAGGACAGTGGGGAATTAAGCCGGATCTTTGGTTCTTCTAATTTAGAAGATGCCGTTAGTTCAAGGAAGTCTGTTTCCAGTGAGGAGGGAAACGTGGAACGACAGGATTCAGTTACAGACCTTCCTGTCTTTGACGAAAGTCCTCGATCTTCAGGCCCTATATCAGAACTAGAGGCTGACAGGAGCGATGTCTCAGGTAGCGACACAGATACAACTGATTCAGACTCATCTGAAGAACCTGAAAACATTCCCCTCCTCGCCGACGAAGGAACAGAAGAAAGTGGTTTAACAGATGATAATGTCGGGGAGGGTTCGTCTTCCTGTCAGACAGAAAGCAAGAAGACCAAGCCCCACACAGACGAGGATTTCGCCACATGGCAGAGAATTATCCGCCTAGACGCTCTGAGGGCGAATGATGAATGGACTGTTTATTCCCCAGCACAGGCAGCTGTTTCATCGACAAAGTCACGTCGATTAGCCGATAAAGTTGGGTTGAAAGATTATGATCACTTGGAGCCTTGTCGGGTTTACCATGCTGCACGGCTTTGCTCGATTCTCGAGGCTTACGCGCTATACGATCCCGAGATTGGTTACTGCCAAGGAATGAGTGACCTTCTCTCCCCCATTGTGGCTGTAATCGAGGAAGACTATGAAGCCTTCTGGTGCTTTGTTTGTTTTATGAAGAAAGCTCGGCATAATTTCCGGCTCGACGAGGTCGGGATCCGACGACAGTTGGGAATCGTGTCAAAAATCATCAAGGGAAAGGATATTCATCTGTACAGACATTTAGAAAACCTGGAAGCGGAGGATTGTTTCTTTGTGTACAGAATGGTGGTGGTCCTGTTCAGGAGGGAGTTGACATTTGAACAGACTCTCTGCCTTTGGGAAGTGATGTGGGCGGACCAGGCGGCGATTCGAGCGGGGATAGCGAAATCTGCCTGGGGAAGGCTGAGGCTTCGAGCACCGCCGACGGATGATTTATTGCTTTACGCGATTGCAGCTGGCGTTCTACAAAGGAGAAAGCAAATCATAGAGAAGTATAGCAGCATGGATGAAATCATGAGAGAGTGTAATAGCATGGCTGGACATCTTGATGTGTGGAAGCTTCTAGATGATGCCCATGACTTGGTCGTCTCGTTGCACGACAAAATTTAG
- the LOC139881977 gene encoding uncharacterized protein, giving the protein MASSSAPNQANITASINSIPMLNDTNFKAWKENFLIVLGVMDMDLVLRTDLPVDIIEASTIEDIDLMEKWERSNRMCMMIIRKAIPEVFRGSMSPDIHTAIETLAEVEARFAKNEKAEIGTIPAKLTSKKYQGKENIREHIMEIFHLAARLRALKVDLSEKLLVHLVFNSLPAQFDISR; this is encoded by the exons ATGGCATCATCTTCTG CTCCAAACCAAgctaacattacagcaagcataaaCTCGATTCCAATGCTGAATGACACGAACTTCAAGGCATGGAAGGAAAATTTTCTGATTGTGCTTGGAGTCATGGATATGGATCTTGTACTTAGGACGGATCTTCCCGTAGATATTATTGAGGCTAGTACCATCGAGGATATTGACTTGATGGAAAAGTGGGAACGATCAAATCGCATGTGCATGATGATCATAAGGAAGGCCATTCCAGAGGTATTTAGGGGATCGATGTCTCCGGACATACATACTGCCATAGAGACTCTTGCCGAGGTGGAAGCTAGGTTTGCCAAGAACGAAAAGGCTGAAATTGGTACGATTCCGGCAAAACTTACTTCCAAGAAGTACCAAGGCAAGGAAAATATAAGGGAGCACATTATGGAAATTTTTCATCTAGCTGCTAGACTTCGAGCACTGAAAGTAGACCTCTCTGAGAAACTACTGGTGCATTTGGTGTTCAATTCTCTTCCTGCACAATTCGACATTTCAAGATAA